Proteins encoded by one window of Candidatus Paceibacterota bacterium:
- the raiA gene encoding ribosome-associated translation inhibitor RaiA: MIQRTLKGMGIGLTPAIEAAVDKVVQSLEKYVEADDSSARADIEVGKTTSHHRSGDVFRAEVNFHTRHGDIRAEAEKEDLYVALAAAKDELVESLRSKKAKRADFIKRSGLAVKNMLKGLPWKKGRE, encoded by the coding sequence ATGATTCAAAGAACGCTCAAAGGAATGGGGATCGGGCTCACTCCTGCCATCGAGGCGGCGGTCGATAAGGTCGTCCAGTCTTTAGAAAAATATGTCGAGGCCGATGATTCGAGCGCTCGCGCCGATATCGAGGTCGGCAAGACGACTAGCCATCACCGATCTGGCGACGTTTTCAGGGCAGAGGTCAATTTCCATACCCGTCACGGCGATATCCGGGCCGAGGCGGAGAAAGAAGACCTCTATGTCGCTCTCGCCGCGGCTAAAGACGAGCTCGTCGAATCGCTTCGCTCGAAAAAGGCCAAAAGGGCCGATTTTATAAAGCGATCGGGCCTTGCGGTGAAGAACATGCTCAAGGGTTTGCCTTGGAAGAAAGGGAGAGAGTAG
- a CDS encoding RNA-binding protein, which translates to MAKKLYVGNLSYGTTSESLKAGFEKAGSVIEAIVLTDKMTGRSRGFGFVTMEDADADKAIAAFDGKDFEGRPIKVNEAKPMEERPRRSFDSNRRSF; encoded by the coding sequence ATGGCAAAGAAACTTTACGTGGGCAACCTCTCGTACGGCACGACTTCGGAGAGCCTCAAGGCAGGCTTCGAGAAGGCGGGTTCCGTCATCGAGGCGATCGTTCTCACCGACAAGATGACCGGCCGTTCGCGAGGCTTCGGCTTCGTGACGATGGAAGACGCTGATGCCGACAAGGCGATCGCGGCTTTCGACGGCAAGGATTTCGAAGGCCGACCTATCAAGGTCAACGAGGCGAAGCCTATGGAGGAGCGCCCTCGAAGGTCGTTCGACAGCAACCGCAGGAGCTTCTAA
- the def gene encoding peptide deformylase gives MITIVQKEDPILRKTARAVPKAMFGTPELKKIIADMKAAIESQDDAVAIAAPQIGASLRIFVVSGRIFDMLREEAVTGEGTAQATKKADDMIFINPKVLKLSKDRKEMEEGCLSVRYLYGKVSRARKATVRAMNESGKAFEIDGTGLLAQIFQHENDHLDGVLFIDSATDLEDLPPDEIERK, from the coding sequence ATGATAACCATCGTCCAGAAAGAAGATCCTATACTCCGAAAGACGGCCAGAGCCGTTCCGAAGGCGATGTTCGGCACGCCGGAGCTCAAAAAGATCATCGCCGACATGAAAGCGGCGATCGAAAGCCAGGACGATGCCGTCGCTATCGCCGCGCCGCAGATCGGCGCGTCTTTGCGCATATTCGTCGTGTCCGGACGCATTTTCGATATGCTCCGCGAAGAGGCCGTGACAGGAGAGGGGACGGCGCAGGCCACAAAGAAAGCAGACGACATGATCTTCATCAACCCGAAAGTCTTAAAGCTCTCGAAGGATCGGAAAGAGATGGAAGAGGGCTGCCTTTCCGTCAGGTATCTCTATGGCAAGGTCTCGCGGGCCAGAAAAGCCACGGTCCGGGCGATGAATGAAAGCGGCAAGGCATTCGAGATCGATGGGACGGGACTCTTGGCCCAGATATTCCAGCACGAGAACGACCACCTCGACGGCGTACTTTTCATAGACAGCGCGACCGACCTAGAAGACCTGCCTCCGGATGAGATAGAGCGAAAATAA
- the msrA gene encoding peptide-methionine (S)-S-oxide reductase MsrA, with protein MAERDAIYEKAVFANGCFWCTEAVFSMLKGVISVKPGYTGGTKVDPTYDEVSTGRTGHAEAIEIEYDPSAVSYDDLLAVFFNTHDPTTLNRQGADVGTQYRSAIFYADDRQRQKAAGLIKELNDARAYDKPVVTDIRPLDTFYEAEDYHHDYYKNNKSAPYCQIVIAPKLEKFQKRFEKLLK; from the coding sequence ATGGCGGAGCGCGATGCGATATACGAAAAAGCGGTGTTCGCGAACGGCTGCTTCTGGTGCACCGAAGCGGTTTTCTCTATGCTTAAGGGAGTCATATCGGTAAAGCCGGGATATACGGGAGGAACCAAGGTTGATCCAACGTACGACGAAGTCTCGACGGGCCGAACAGGCCATGCCGAAGCGATCGAAATAGAATATGATCCGTCGGCCGTATCATATGACGACCTTCTCGCCGTATTCTTCAACACCCATGATCCGACGACGCTGAACCGCCAAGGCGCGGACGTGGGAACCCAATATCGCTCGGCGATCTTTTACGCCGACGACAGACAAAGGCAGAAAGCGGCGGGTCTGATCAAAGAATTGAATGATGCGAGAGCATACGACAAGCCTGTCGTAACGGACATACGGCCTCTTGATACGTTCTATGAGGCCGAGGATTATCATCACGACTATTACAAGAATAATAAAAGCGCGCCGTACTGCCAGATCGTCATCGCACCGAAGCTTGAAAAGTTCCAGAAGCGATTCGAAAAGCTCTTAAAATAA
- a CDS encoding peptidoglycan-binding domain-containing protein has product MNHTMNVRSARMFWAPLILAAIGVAVLAAAANAQTYTATSVSAMSGTTAGMPSFASSPDLTIGSTGAYVYDLQSFLAEQGYLSVYPTGYFGAMTQSALAAYQSAHGVPATGYFGPLSKASITAWIATRSSTVAMNVGTSINPVSTNGTSVSTSMLAPLFPTGYWYQGNWYGVIPTSTKDIAGYWNNGVWYPINNVPGMSTSVATANSGTGYWYNGIFYPTSSSNVGGNASIDQAQGISSSTQADSSAANASSSFGVSKSNWNPYPGTVTGTSVSMSCGYETSSSGTTFICR; this is encoded by the coding sequence ATGAACCACACCATGAATGTCCGCAGCGCGCGCATGTTCTGGGCTCCGCTCATCCTCGCGGCAATAGGAGTCGCCGTGCTTGCGGCGGCGGCGAACGCCCAGACATATACCGCGACGTCGGTGTCGGCTATGTCAGGAACGACGGCCGGCATGCCTTCTTTCGCCTCTTCTCCTGACCTCACGATAGGATCGACGGGCGCGTATGTATACGACCTTCAGAGCTTCCTTGCGGAGCAAGGCTATCTGAGCGTCTATCCGACAGGATACTTCGGCGCGATGACCCAGTCGGCGCTCGCCGCATATCAGAGCGCCCATGGGGTCCCAGCGACCGGCTACTTCGGCCCGTTGAGCAAGGCCTCGATCACGGCCTGGATCGCGACCAGAAGCTCGACCGTCGCGATGAATGTCGGCACGTCCATCAACCCGGTCTCGACGAACGGAACGTCGGTTAGCACCTCGATGCTCGCTCCGCTCTTCCCTACGGGATACTGGTACCAGGGTAACTGGTACGGAGTTATTCCGACGAGCACGAAAGACATCGCCGGCTACTGGAATAACGGAGTCTGGTATCCGATCAATAACGTTCCCGGCATGAGCACGTCGGTCGCGACGGCCAATTCGGGCACGGGATATTGGTACAATGGGATCTTCTATCCGACGAGTTCGTCTAACGTCGGAGGGAATGCTTCTATCGACCAAGCCCAAGGCATCAGCTCTTCGACCCAGGCCGATAGCAGCGCAGCGAATGCGAGCAGTAGCTTCGGCGTCTCGAAATCAAACTGGAACCCGTATCCGGGAACCGTCACCGGCACGAGCGTAAGCATGAGCTGCGGTTATGAGACATCGAGCTCGGGTACGACATTTATTTGCCGCTAG
- a CDS encoding TlyA family RNA methyltransferase, which translates to MENENLSMSANRLDVEIQRRGLARSRSAASDLIKRGKVTVNGAAAAKASMDISPDDAIAVAGDAAFVSRAGEKLAHALSTFRIDARGLTAIDVGSSTGGFTDCLLRNGAEKVIAIDVGKGQLDQSLRSDPRVEAHEETDIRDFSTDSPADIVVADLSFISVGLALPKICELVKKGGRAIILVKPQFEVGKEIADKYKGVVTDEAVRKSALEKVVASAKESGFSFIAQTDSPIEGEKGNKEYLVLLKR; encoded by the coding sequence ATGGAAAACGAGAACCTCTCTATGAGCGCGAACCGGCTCGACGTCGAGATTCAAAGGCGGGGCCTGGCGCGCTCCCGGTCGGCCGCGAGCGACCTCATCAAGCGCGGAAAAGTGACCGTGAACGGCGCGGCCGCGGCCAAGGCGAGCATGGATATCTCGCCTGACGATGCGATAGCGGTCGCCGGAGACGCGGCATTCGTCAGTCGCGCGGGGGAAAAGCTCGCCCACGCGCTTTCGACATTCCGCATAGACGCGCGAGGACTGACCGCCATCGACGTCGGTTCGTCTACCGGGGGCTTCACCGATTGCCTTTTGAGAAACGGCGCTGAAAAGGTCATCGCCATAGACGTGGGGAAAGGACAGTTGGATCAGTCGCTCCGTTCCGACCCCCGCGTCGAAGCCCATGAAGAGACCGATATTCGCGATTTTTCGACGGATTCCCCCGCCGACATCGTCGTCGCGGACCTCTCGTTCATATCGGTCGGGCTCGCCCTGCCGAAAATATGCGAGCTCGTAAAGAAAGGAGGCCGAGCGATCATCCTCGTCAAGCCGCAATTCGAGGTCGGCAAAGAAATCGCCGACAAGTATAAAGGAGTGGTCACCGATGAGGCTGTCCGGAAAAGCGCCCTCGAGAAAGTCGTCGCCTCCGCAAAGGAAAGCGGCTTCTCGTTCATAGCCCAAACCGACTCTCCTATCGAGGGCGAGAAGGGTAATAAGGAATACCTCGTCCTCCTCAAGCGCTAA
- a CDS encoding nucleoside monophosphate kinase: protein MQSEQITHALKHVTLILLAGRPGAGKEFTGELLTPRLGKTALVVTSKAIDDFINAPRNGGDEGESAMVKTARSFRESGNNVPDEYVIPIVLARIAELEAEGYTRIILDGFPRNDVQNEEIGKVSSRFVMCYLEIERRIAIERMLKRGRQGETLDMCNTRQDLFERTLLPVVQAFAGRYPSRYLEINSGIHEPEARVAIAHQRILELETTFADA, encoded by the coding sequence TTGCAATCTGAACAGATTACACATGCGCTGAAACACGTAACCCTTATCCTCCTTGCGGGCCGTCCCGGCGCCGGCAAGGAGTTTACGGGCGAACTGCTTACGCCGAGACTCGGCAAGACCGCCCTGGTCGTGACGAGCAAGGCCATCGACGACTTCATCAACGCGCCTCGGAACGGCGGCGACGAGGGAGAGAGCGCGATGGTCAAGACCGCCCGCTCGTTCAGGGAATCGGGCAACAACGTCCCGGATGAATACGTGATCCCCATCGTCCTTGCCCGGATCGCCGAGCTCGAGGCTGAAGGCTACACCCGTATCATCCTCGACGGCTTTCCTCGGAACGACGTCCAGAACGAGGAGATCGGCAAGGTAAGCAGCCGCTTCGTGATGTGCTATCTCGAGATCGAACGGCGAATCGCGATCGAGCGCATGCTCAAACGCGGCCGTCAGGGCGAAACCCTCGATATGTGCAATACGCGGCAGGACCTGTTCGAAAGGACTCTTCTTCCCGTGGTCCAGGCGTTCGCGGGAAGATATCCGAGCCGCTACCTCGAGATCAATTCCGGCATCCATGAGCCGGAAGCGCGGGTGGCGATCGCTCATCAGCGCATCCTCGAATTGGAAACGACGTTCGCGGACGCATGA
- a CDS encoding sigma-70 family RNA polymerase sigma factor encodes MADEFITGTEKGLSAAREDAALVQRALESSEEFGRIIEKYQEPLRRYIRRIARPTPDELDMLLQDIFIKAYENLNDFDQDLSFSSWVYRIAHNESIDHLRRKKHVGASLDDQAYDDDTMTLAETMAADDDVLAEVDRDYVKKNITSVLDRLEPKYRSVLVLKFLEDKDYNDISDILRKPPGTVATLIHRAKKEFKRLADEGGMHLGGL; translated from the coding sequence ATGGCCGATGAATTCATAACCGGGACGGAAAAAGGCTTGAGTGCCGCGCGGGAGGACGCGGCCCTTGTCCAGAGAGCGCTCGAATCGAGCGAAGAGTTCGGCCGCATCATCGAAAAGTATCAAGAGCCTTTGCGCCGCTATATCCGCCGCATCGCCCGCCCCACCCCGGACGAGCTCGACATGCTCCTTCAAGACATATTCATAAAGGCGTACGAGAACCTCAACGACTTCGACCAGGACCTCTCGTTCTCCTCGTGGGTATACCGAATCGCCCATAACGAATCGATAGATCACCTCCGCCGGAAGAAGCATGTCGGCGCATCTCTCGACGACCAGGCGTATGACGACGACACGATGACGCTCGCCGAGACGATGGCCGCCGACGACGACGTCCTCGCCGAAGTCGACCGCGACTACGTCAAGAAGAACATCACGTCGGTCCTCGACCGGCTCGAGCCGAAATATCGGTCGGTCCTCGTCCTTAAGTTCCTCGAAGACAAAGACTATAACGACATATCAGATATCCTGCGCAAGCCCCCCGGGACCGTGGCTACGCTTATCCACCGGGCCAAGAAGGAATTCAAGAGGCTCGCGGATGAAGGAGGAATGCACTTAGGAGGGCTATGA
- the typA gene encoding translational GTPase TypA, with protein MQIRNIAIIAHVDHGKTTLMDGIMKQSGVAKEGFSMDSNALEQERGITIYAKNASINYKGTKINIIDTPGHADFGSEVERVLRSIDTVLLLVDAQEGPMPQTRFVLKKSLELGMRPIVLINKIDKPAARPKEVLDEILELFIELEATDAQLDFTTIYSIGRQGIAKRNLTDESKDLTPLLDAILELVPPAPSNTEAPLRMQPFNLAYDSYTGRLGLGRVYEGKIKVGQNVFIKKPTGEARQGKVTKLYSFEGLDRKEVNEAGAGDIVMVAGLPDIFIGETICESAGQEPLHAINVDEPTIALNFLVNNSPFAGREGKFVTTRQIRERLEKELEVNVGLKIDFSPAPGETIPGVDTFKVYGRGELHISILLETMRREGFELQVSQPQVIVKEIDGVKSEPFEEVTADVRNDVSGEVIRKLSQRKGIMTNMREHEGITRLTFEIPTRGLLGYRGEFVVDTRGEGILSARFIGFRPHVGVIEKHEFGSMISMENGDAVGFALWNLQERGTLYIGAGVPVYEGMLIGNTSKGDDLEVNPCKGKVMSNYRSAGKDEAIDLIPPFTLTIERGLEIMHESDFLEITPESVRLRKQYLKKADREKAKKKV; from the coding sequence ATGCAGATCAGGAACATAGCCATCATCGCCCACGTGGACCACGGCAAGACCACGCTCATGGACGGCATCATGAAGCAGTCCGGCGTCGCCAAGGAAGGCTTTTCCATGGACTCGAACGCTCTCGAGCAGGAGCGCGGCATCACCATCTATGCCAAGAACGCTTCGATAAATTATAAAGGCACCAAGATCAATATCATCGACACTCCCGGACACGCCGATTTCGGCTCCGAAGTCGAGCGCGTGCTCCGCTCCATCGATACCGTCCTCCTTCTCGTAGACGCCCAGGAAGGCCCTATGCCCCAGACCCGTTTCGTGCTCAAAAAGTCCCTCGAATTGGGAATGAGGCCGATCGTCCTCATAAACAAGATCGATAAACCTGCGGCGCGCCCAAAAGAAGTCCTCGACGAGATCCTGGAACTCTTCATCGAGCTCGAAGCGACCGACGCTCAGCTCGATTTCACCACGATCTATTCGATCGGCCGTCAGGGCATAGCCAAGCGGAACCTCACTGACGAATCGAAGGATCTCACTCCCCTTCTCGACGCAATCCTCGAGCTCGTCCCTCCGGCTCCTTCCAATACCGAAGCGCCCCTCCGTATGCAGCCATTCAACCTCGCATACGATTCCTATACCGGGCGACTCGGCCTTGGCCGCGTCTATGAGGGCAAGATCAAGGTCGGCCAGAACGTCTTTATCAAGAAGCCAACCGGCGAGGCGCGCCAGGGCAAGGTGACCAAGCTCTATTCGTTCGAAGGCCTCGACCGCAAAGAGGTCAACGAAGCAGGGGCGGGCGACATCGTCATGGTGGCCGGCCTCCCTGATATCTTCATCGGCGAGACGATCTGCGAGAGCGCGGGCCAAGAGCCCCTTCATGCCATCAACGTGGACGAGCCGACCATCGCCCTTAACTTCCTCGTCAATAACTCGCCTTTCGCGGGACGCGAAGGCAAATTCGTCACCACCCGCCAAATCCGCGAGCGCCTTGAGAAGGAGCTCGAGGTCAATGTGGGCCTTAAGATCGATTTCTCCCCTGCTCCGGGCGAGACGATCCCCGGCGTCGATACGTTCAAGGTCTACGGCCGCGGCGAGCTCCATATCTCCATCCTGCTCGAGACCATGCGTCGCGAGGGCTTCGAATTGCAGGTCTCCCAGCCGCAGGTAATCGTCAAAGAGATCGACGGCGTCAAATCGGAGCCGTTCGAAGAGGTGACCGCCGACGTCCGAAACGACGTATCGGGCGAAGTCATCCGCAAGCTCTCCCAGAGGAAGGGCATCATGACCAATATGCGAGAGCATGAAGGCATCACCCGCCTCACCTTCGAGATCCCGACGCGCGGCCTCCTCGGCTATCGCGGCGAATTCGTCGTGGATACGCGCGGGGAAGGTATCCTCTCCGCCCGCTTCATCGGTTTCAGGCCTCACGTCGGCGTCATCGAGAAGCACGAATTCGGATCGATGATCTCCATGGAGAACGGCGACGCCGTCGGCTTCGCCCTCTGGAACCTCCAGGAGCGCGGCACTCTCTATATCGGCGCGGGCGTTCCCGTGTACGAAGGCATGCTCATCGGCAACACGTCGAAAGGCGACGATCTCGAAGTCAATCCATGCAAAGGCAAGGTCATGTCGAACTACCGATCTGCAGGCAAGGACGAAGCCATAGACCTCATCCCTCCGTTCACTCTCACCATCGAGCGAGGCCTCGAGATCATGCACGAAAGCGACTTCCTCGAGATCACCCCTGAATCGGTCCGCCTCCGCAAGCAGTATCTGAAAAAGGCCGACCGCGAGAAAGCGAAGAAGAAGGTATAA
- the msrB gene encoding peptide-methionine (R)-S-oxide reductase MsrB: protein MDEKELKQRLTREEYHVLREKGTEAPFSGKLLHEKRSGTYTCKVCGTPLFPSTAKFESGTGWPSFDQALPGAVKEVPDNEYGMNRVEIVCATCGSHLGHVFADGPTATGKRYCMNSVCLDINPDQSAH from the coding sequence ATGGACGAAAAAGAATTGAAGCAGAGGCTCACTCGGGAGGAATATCACGTCCTCCGCGAAAAAGGCACCGAAGCGCCGTTCAGCGGGAAGCTTTTGCACGAGAAGCGATCGGGCACGTACACATGCAAGGTCTGCGGCACGCCGCTCTTCCCCTCGACGGCGAAATTCGAAAGCGGTACAGGATGGCCGTCATTCGATCAGGCATTGCCCGGCGCGGTAAAAGAGGTCCCCGACAATGAATACGGCATGAATCGCGTCGAAATCGTCTGCGCCACCTGCGGCTCGCACCTGGGCCATGTATTCGCCGACGGACCTACGGCCACCGGCAAACGCTACTGCATGAATTCGGTGTGCCTAGATATAAATCCCGATCAGAGCGCTCATTGA
- a CDS encoding VOC family protein — protein MTTINPWINFNGNAEEAFMFYRSVFGGDFTKVIRLKDVASQESPVSDADAEKIMLIALPIGKGSLLMANDVPASMGKVNENENRSKISVSTDSKERADAIFKDLSAGGQIEVPMSESAWSTYFGMFRDRYGIEWIIEFSSAQ, from the coding sequence ATGACAACGATAAATCCTTGGATCAACTTCAACGGCAATGCCGAAGAGGCGTTCATGTTCTATAGATCGGTATTCGGAGGCGACTTTACGAAAGTCATCCGTTTAAAAGACGTCGCGAGTCAGGAATCCCCGGTATCGGACGCCGACGCGGAGAAGATCATGCTCATAGCGCTGCCTATCGGCAAAGGCAGCCTATTGATGGCTAACGACGTGCCCGCATCTATGGGCAAGGTGAACGAGAACGAGAACCGAAGCAAGATTTCCGTCAGTACGGACAGCAAGGAACGGGCGGATGCCATATTCAAGGATCTCTCGGCGGGAGGGCAAATCGAAGTCCCGATGAGCGAGAGCGCTTGGAGCACTTATTTCGGCATGTTCAGAGATAGATACGGCATAGAGTGGATAATAGAGTTTTCATCCGCTCAATGA
- a CDS encoding serine hydrolase yields the protein MKKTTWAVIGLSALFLAAGLWAGYGYGMSVPRPIPSRVIRENSADYRFINPILLIGFGDKSSFPQYKALESQIKSFIDKSVAQRDATDVSVYVRDMVDESWMGVNETEKYTPSSMLKVSIMMAYQKIQEVDPTIMTEKQLYTFKDDPGQNFKPTHPLATGRYSNADLIKAMIEDSDNTAEEVLSSYILNSERHNAFAQIFVDLRMPLPTATSGPDFLSAQEYSRLFRALYNGAYLPNSFSEYALDMLSHTTFDGGLVAGVPAGTTVAHKFGEQTTLDDLTGAVIERQLHDCGIVYKPNDPYVVCVMTRGTDFSKLKAVISLISSIVYQNIGKPAR from the coding sequence ATGAAGAAAACCACTTGGGCGGTCATCGGCCTTTCGGCCCTCTTTCTAGCCGCGGGGCTTTGGGCAGGATACGGATACGGCATGTCCGTTCCCCGCCCCATTCCGAGCCGCGTCATTCGCGAGAATTCCGCCGACTATAGATTCATAAATCCGATCCTCCTCATCGGCTTCGGCGACAAGAGCAGTTTCCCTCAATACAAGGCTCTGGAGAGCCAGATCAAGTCGTTCATAGACAAAAGCGTCGCGCAGAGAGACGCGACGGACGTCTCGGTCTACGTGAGAGACATGGTGGATGAATCCTGGATGGGCGTGAACGAGACTGAGAAATACACTCCGTCGAGCATGCTCAAGGTGTCGATCATGATGGCCTACCAGAAGATACAGGAAGTCGACCCGACCATCATGACAGAGAAGCAGCTCTACACGTTCAAAGACGATCCGGGACAGAATTTCAAGCCGACGCACCCGCTTGCGACCGGCCGGTACAGCAACGCCGATCTCATCAAGGCCATGATCGAGGATTCCGATAATACCGCCGAAGAGGTCTTAAGCTCATATATATTGAACAGCGAACGACATAATGCCTTCGCGCAGATATTCGTAGACCTCCGCATGCCCTTGCCGACGGCGACGTCGGGACCGGATTTCCTCTCGGCGCAGGAATATTCGAGACTCTTCCGCGCGCTCTACAACGGAGCGTACCTGCCGAACTCGTTCTCGGAATACGCCCTCGACATGCTTTCCCATACGACATTCGATGGCGGCCTCGTCGCAGGCGTCCCCGCCGGAACGACGGTCGCGCATAAGTTCGGCGAGCAGACGACGCTCGACGACCTCACAGGGGCCGTCATCGAGCGCCAGCTCCATGATTGCGGCATCGTCTACAAGCCGAACGATCCCTATGTCGTCTGCGTTATGACTCGCGGCACTGATTTTTCGAAATTAAAGGCAGTGATCAGCTTAATTTCAAGCATTGTCTACCAAAACATAGGAAAGCCTGCGCGATAA
- a CDS encoding methionyl-tRNA formyltransferase, whose translation MARSANIQPRFAFFGTPDRAVMALNVMKHAGMTPALIITQPDRPQGRRLALTPPPAKIWAEANGIPVLQPDDLSDAAFKKALADGNFDFFIVVAYGKIIRQEILEIPRFGCINLHASLLPRLRGASPIETAILTDERPAGVTTILMDRFMDHGPILMQAEVPTPRWPLPADELAKLLVEKGGELLVRSIEGLASGTLKSVEQDHGRATIAKKITKEDGLMDLSADPYKNFLKWNAYKTWPKSYIFIGPEKTRVTITDAAFENGSFAIKKVIPEGRKEMTWEEFWRGANS comes from the coding sequence ATGGCAAGAAGCGCGAACATACAGCCGAGATTCGCTTTTTTCGGCACGCCAGACAGAGCCGTCATGGCCCTCAACGTCATGAAGCACGCGGGAATGACCCCGGCACTCATCATCACCCAGCCTGACCGGCCGCAAGGGCGAAGGCTCGCGCTCACACCACCTCCGGCAAAAATATGGGCCGAGGCAAACGGCATTCCCGTTCTCCAACCTGACGATCTATCAGACGCGGCGTTTAAAAAAGCTCTCGCTGACGGAAATTTCGATTTCTTCATCGTCGTCGCCTACGGCAAGATCATAAGACAGGAAATCCTCGAAATCCCGAGGTTTGGCTGCATCAATCTGCATGCGTCGCTCCTGCCCCGCCTTCGCGGAGCGAGCCCGATCGAGACAGCGATCCTCACCGACGAGCGGCCGGCAGGCGTTACGACTATCCTCATGGACAGATTCATGGATCACGGGCCGATTCTCATGCAGGCCGAGGTTCCGACGCCGCGATGGCCGTTGCCCGCAGACGAGCTCGCGAAGCTCCTCGTCGAAAAAGGCGGCGAGCTCCTCGTCAGATCGATAGAAGGATTGGCCTCAGGCACGCTGAAATCCGTTGAACAGGACCACGGGAGAGCCACTATCGCCAAAAAGATAACGAAGGAAGACGGCCTCATGGATCTTTCCGCCGATCCGTACAAGAATTTCCTCAAATGGAATGCGTATAAGACCTGGCCGAAGAGCTATATTTTCATCGGCCCTGAAAAGACCCGCGTCACTATCACCGATGCGGCCTTCGAGAACGGTTCGTTCGCCATAAAAAAAGTCATCCCCGAAGGAAGGAAGGAGATGACGTGGGAAGAGTTCTGGAGAGGAGCGAATAGCTAG
- a CDS encoding ribonuclease H-like domain-containing protein — protein MRKIVFDIETRNIFQDVGSNDPRDLDISVVCLYDYSTDQYHSFLQEDFGKLWPILESADMLITFNGDHFDIPLLDKYYPGDLTKIKSLDLLKEVKKSLGFRIKLDSIAQATLGAGKSGHGLEAVTWWKQGEIEKIIKYCKDDVKVTKDIYDYALKNGSLKFKDGLAVKEMKLDTRDWEKKVESAMTFTLGF, from the coding sequence ATGCGAAAGATAGTATTCGATATCGAAACCCGCAATATCTTCCAGGATGTGGGCTCGAACGATCCGCGCGACCTGGATATCTCCGTCGTCTGCCTGTACGACTACTCGACCGATCAGTATCACAGCTTTTTGCAGGAAGATTTCGGCAAGCTCTGGCCGATCCTCGAATCAGCCGATATGCTCATCACGTTCAACGGCGACCATTTCGACATTCCCCTCCTGGATAAATACTATCCGGGCGATCTGACCAAGATCAAAAGCCTCGACCTCCTCAAAGAGGTCAAAAAATCTCTCGGCTTCCGGATCAAGCTGGATTCCATCGCGCAGGCGACGCTCGGCGCGGGCAAATCAGGCCACGGATTGGAAGCGGTCACCTGGTGGAAGCAGGGCGAAATCGAAAAGATCATAAAGTACTGCAAAGACGATGTGAAAGTGACAAAGGACATCTACGACTACGCCCTTAAGAACGGGTCGCTCAAATTCAAAGACGGCCTCGCAGTGAAGGAGATGAAGCTCGACACCCGCGACTGGGAGAAGAAAGTCGAGAGCGCCATGACGTTCACGCTGGGGTTCTAG